In one Macaca nemestrina isolate mMacNem1 chromosome 2, mMacNem.hap1, whole genome shotgun sequence genomic region, the following are encoded:
- the LOC105480427 gene encoding ubiquitin carboxyl-terminal hydrolase 19 isoform X18 produces MSGGASATGPRRGPPGLEDATSKKRQKDRANQESKDGDPRKETGSRYVAQAGLELLASGDPSASASCAAGITGSCHHSRLFFPSLSGSASTPREEQTKEGACEDPHDLLATPPPELLLDWRQSAEEVIVKLHVGVGPLQLEDIDAAFTDTDCVVRFAGGQQWGGVFYAEIKSSCAKVQTRKGSLLHLTLPKKVPMLTWPSLLKKPLGTQELVPGLQCQENGQELSPTALEPGPEPHRAKQEARNQKRAQGRGEVGSGAGPGAQAGPSAKRAVHLCRGPEGEGSRDDPGPRGDAPPFVADPATQVEADEQLCIPPVNPQTCLLGSEENLALLAGEKAVSPGNDPVSPAVVRSRNSGKDDRAKEEMAVAADAATLVDEPESMVNLAFVKNDSYEKGPDSVVVHVYVKEICRDTSRVLFREQDFTLIFQTRDGNFLRLHPGCGPHTIFRWQVKLRNLIEPEQCTFCFTASRIDICLRKRQSQRWGGLEAPATRVGGAKVAVPTGPTPLDSTPPGGAPHPLTGQEEARAMEKDKSKARSEDTGLESVATRTPMEHVTPKPETHLASPKPTCMVPPMPHSPVSGDSVEEEEEEEKKVCLPGFTGLVNLGNTCFMNSVIQSLSNTRELRDFFHDRSFEAEINYNNPLGTGGRLAIGFAVLLRALWKGTHHAFQPSKLKAIVASKASQFTGYAQHDAQEFMAFLLDGLHEDLNRIQNKPYTETVDSDGRPDEVVAEEAWQRHKMRNDSFIVDLFQGQYKSKLVCPVCAKVSITFDPFLYLPVPLPQKQKVLPVFYFAREPHSKPIKFLVSVSKENSTASEVLDSLSQSVRVKPENLRLAEVIKNRFHRVFLPSHSLDTVSPSDMLLCFELLSPELAKERVVVLEVQQRPQVPSVPISKCAACQRKQQSEDEKLKRCTRCYRVGYCNQLCQKTHWPDHKGLCRPENIGYPFLVSVPASRLTYARLAQLLEGYARYSVSVFQPPFQPGRMALESQSPGCTTLLSTGSLEAGDSERDPIQPPELQLVTPMAEGDTGLPRVWAAPDRGPVPSTSGISSEILASGPTEVGSLPAGERVSRPEAAVPGYQHPSEAMNAHTPQFFIYKIDSSNREQRLEDKGDTPLELGDDCSLALVWRNNERLQEFVLVASKELECAEDPGSAGEAARAGHFTLDQCLNLFTRPEVLAPEEAWYCPQCKQHREASKQLLLWRLPNVLIVQLKRFSFRSFIWRDKINDLVEFPVRNLDLSKFCIGQKEEQLPSYDLYAVINHYGGMIGGHYTACARLPNDRSSQRSDVGWRLFDDSTVTTVDESQVVTRYAYVLFYRRRNSPVERPPRAGHSEHHPDLGPAAEAAASQGLGPGQAPEVAPMRTAPERFAPPVDRPAPTYSNMEEVD; encoded by the exons ATGTCTGGCGGGGCCAGTGCCACAGGCCCAAGGAGAGGGCCCCCAGGACTGGAGGACGCAACTAGTAAGAAGAGGCAGAAGGATCGAGCAAACCAGGAGAGCAAGGATGGAGATCCTAGGAAAG agacagggtctcgatatgttgcccaggctggtcttgaacttctggcctcaggtgatccttctgcctcagcctcctgcgcagctgggatcacaggctcatgccaccattcccggctgtTCTTTCCTTCATTGTCAGGGTCAGCATCCACTCCTCGGGAGGAGCAGACCAAAGAGG GAGCTTGTGAAGACCCTCATGATCTCTTGGCTACTCCCCCTCCAGAGTTGTTGCTCGattggaggcagagtgcagaagAGGTGATTGTCAAGCTTCATGTGGGAGTAGGTCCCTTGCAGCTGGAGGATATAGATGCTGCTTTCACAGATACGGACTGTGTGGTGCGGTTTGCAG GTGGTCAGCAGTGGGGTGGTGTCTTCTATGCTGAGATAAAAAGCTCTTGTGCTAAAGTGCAAACCCGCAAGGGTAGTCTCCTGCACCTGACACTGCCCAAAAAGGTGCCTATGCTCACGTGGCCCTCCCTCCTG AAGAAACCTCTAGGGACCCAGGAGCTGGTGCCGGGGCTGCAGTGCCAGGAGAATGGGCAGGAACTGTCTCCCACTGCCCTGGAGCCAGGCCCTGAGCCCCACCGGGCTAAGCAGGAGGCCCGGAACCAGAAGCGGGCCCAGGGCCGTGGTGAGGTAGGCTCAGGGGCTGGCCCCGGGGCCCAGGCAGGGCCCAGCGCCAAGAGGGCTGTGCATCTCTGCAGAGGGCCAGAGGGGGAGGGGTCCAGGGATGACCCTGGACCCCGGGGTGATGCCCCACCCTTCGTGGCTGACCCGGCCACTCAG GTTGAGGCTGATGAACAGCTTTGCATACCACCGGTGAACCCCCAaacctgcctcctgggctcagaggaGAATTTAGCCCTTTTGGCAGGAGAGAAAGCAGTGTCTCCTGGGAATGACCCAGTCTCTCCAGCCGTGGTCCGGAGCAGAAACTCTGGGAAAGATGACCGTGCCAAGGAGGAGATGGCAGTGGCAGCAGATGCTGCAACCTTGGTGGATG AGCCCGAGTCGATGGTGAACCTGGCATTTGTCAAGAATGACTCGTATGAGAAGGGCCCGGATTCAGTGGTGGTGCACGTGTACGTGAAGGAGATCTGCAGGGACACCTCGAGAGTACTTTTTCGTGAGCAGGACTTCACACTCATCTTCCAGACCAG GGATGGAAACTTCCTGAGGCTGCACCCAGGCTGTGGGCCCCACACCATCTTCCGTTGGCAGGTGAAGCTCAG GAATCTGATTGAGCCAGAGCAGTGCACCTTCTGTTTCACGGCTTCTCGCATCGACATCTGCCTTCGTAAGAGGCAGAGTCAGCGCTGGGGGGGCCTGGAGGCCCCGGCTACACGAG TGGGTGGTGCAAAGGTTGCCGTGCCGACAGGTCCAACCCCTCTGGATTCAACCCCACCAGGAGGtgctccccaccccctgacaggccagGAGGAGGCCCGGGCTATGGAGAAGGATAAATCCAAGGCACGATCTGAGGACACAGGGCTAGAGAGTGTGGCAACCCGCACACCTATGGAGCATGTAACCCCAAAGCCAGAGACACACCTGGCGTCG CCCAAGCCTACATGTATGGTGCCTCCCATGCCCCACAGCCCAGTTAGTGGAGATAgcgtggaggaggaggaagaggaagagaagaaagtgtGTCTGCCAGGCTTCACTGGCCTTGTCAATTTAGGCAACACCTGCTTCATGAACAGCGTCATTCAGTCTCTGTCCAACACTCGGGAACTCCGGGACTTCTTCCATG ACCGCTCCTTTGAGGCTGAGATCAACTACAACAACCCACTAGGGACTGGTGGGCGTCTGGCCATTGGCTTTGCTGTGCTGCTTCGGGCGCTGTGGAAGGGCACCCACCATGCCTTCCAGCCTTCCAAGTTGAAG GCCATTGTGGCGAGTAAGGCCAGCCAGTTCACAGGCTATGCGCAGCATGATGCCCAGGAGTTCATGGCTTTCCTGCTGGATGGGCTGCACGAGGACCTGAATCGCATTCAGAACAAGCCCTACACAGAGACCGTGGACTCAGATGGGCGACCCGATGAG GTGGTAGCTGAGGAAGCATGGCAGCGGCACAAGATGAGGAATGACTCTTTCATCGTGGACCTATTTCAGGGGCAGTACAAGTCGAAGCTGGTGTGCCCTGTGTGTGCCAAG GTCTCCATCACTTTTGACCCGTTTCTTTATCTGCCGGTGCCCTTGCCACAAAAGCAAAAGGTTCTCCCTGTCTTTTATTTCGCCCGAGAGCCCCACAGCAAGCCCATTAAG TTCCTAGTGAGCGTCAGCAAGGAGAACTCCACTGCCAGTGAAGTATTGGACTCCCTCTCTCAAAGCGTTCGTGTGAAGCCTGAGAATCTGCGTTTGGCGGAG GTAATTAAGAATCGTTTCCATCGTGTGTTCCTGCCCTCCCACTCACTGGACACTGTGTCCCCATCTGATATGCTCCTCTGCTTTGAGCTGTTATCCCCAGAGTTGGCTAAGGAGCGGGTAGTGGTGCTAGAGGTGCAACAG CGCCCCCAGGTGCCCAGCGTCCCCATCTCCAAGTGTGCAGCCTGCCAGCGGAAGCAACAGTCGGAGGATGAAAAGCTGAAGCGCTGTACCCGGTGCTACCGTGTGGGCTACTGCAACCA GCTCTGCCAGAAAACCCACTGGCCTGACCACAAGGGCCTCTGCCGACCTGAGAACATTGGCTACCCCTTCCTGGTCAGTGTACCTGCCTCACGCCTCACTTATGCCCGCCTTGCTCAGCTGCTAGAGGGCTATGCCCG GTACTCTGTGAGTGTGTTCCAGCCACCCTTTCAGCCTGGCCGCATGGCCTTGGAGTCTCAGAGCCCTGGCTGCACCACACTGCTCTCCACTGGCTCCCTGGAGGCTGGGGACAGTGAGAGGGACCCCATTCAGCCACCTGAGCTCCAGCTGGTGACCCCTATGGCTGAGGGGGACACAGGGCTTCCCCGGGTGTGGGCAGCCCCTGACCGGGGTCCTGTGCCCAGCACCAGTGGAATTTCTTCTGAGATACTGGCCAGTGGGCCCACTGAGGTTGGCTCCTTGCCTGCTGGCGAGAGGGTGTCCCGACCCGAAG CCGCTGTGCCTGGGTACCAGCACCCAAGTGAAGCTATGAATGCCCACACACCAcagttcttcatctataaaattgacTCATCCAACCGAGAGCAGCGGCTAGAGGACAAAG GAGACACCCCACTGGAGCTGGGTGACGATTGTAGCCTGGCTCTCGTCTGGAGGAACAATGAGCGTTTGCAGGAGTTTGTGTTGGTAGCCTCCAAGGAGCTGGAATGTGCTGAGGATCCAGGCTCTGCCGGTGAGGCTGCCCGGGCCGGCCACTTCACCCTGGACCAGTGCCTCAACCTCTTCACACGGCCTGAGGTGCTGGCACCCGAGGAGGCCTG GTACTGCCCACAGTGCAAACAGCACCGTGAGGCCTCCAAGCAGCTGTTGCTATGGCGCCTGCCAAATGTTCTCATCGTGCAGCTCAAGCGCTTCTCCTTTCGTAGTTTTATCTGGCGTGACAAGATCAATGACTTGGTGGAGTTCCCTGTTCG GAACCTGGACCTGAGCAAGTTCTGCATTGGTCAGAAAGAGGAGCAGCTGCCCAGCTATGATCTGTATGCTGTCATCAACCACTATGGAGGCATGATTGGTGGCCACTACACTGCCTGTGCACGCCTGCCCAATGATCGTAGCAGTCAGCGCAGTGACGTGG GCTGGCGCTTGTTTGATGACAGCACGGTGACAACGGTAGACGAGAGCCAGGTTGTGACGCGTTATGCCTATGTACTCTTCTACCGCCGGCGGAACTCTCCTGTGGAGAGGCCCCCCAGGGCAGGTCACTCTGAGCACCACCCAGACCTAGGCCCTGCAGCTGAGGCTGCTGCCAGCCAG GGACTAGGCCCTGGCCAGGCCCCCGAGGTGGCCCCCATGCGGACAGCCCCTGAACGCTTCGCCCCCCCTGTGGATCGGCCAGCCCCCACCTACAGCAACATGGAGGAGGTGGATTAG
- the LOC105480427 gene encoding ubiquitin carboxyl-terminal hydrolase 19 isoform X14, protein MSGGASATGPRRGPPGLEDATSKKRQKDRANQESKDGDPRKETGSRYVAQAGLELLASGDPSASASCAAGITGSCHHSRLFFPSLSGSASTPREEQTKEGACEDPHDLLATPPPELLLDWRQSAEEVIVKLHVGVGPLQLEDIDAAFTDTDCVVRFAGGQQWGGVFYAEIKSSCAKVQTRKGSLLHLTLPKKVPMLTWPSLLKPLGTQELVPGLQCQENGQELSPTALEPGPEPHRAKQEARNQKRAQGRGEVGSGAGPGAQAGPSAKRAVHLCRGPEGEGSRDDPGPRGDAPPFVADPATQVEADEQLCIPPVNPQTCLLGSEENLALLAGEKAVSPGNDPVSPAVVRSRNSGKDDRAKEEMAVAADAATLVDGKEPESMVNLAFVKNDSYEKGPDSVVVHVYVKEICRDTSRVLFREQDFTLIFQTRDGNFLRLHPGCGPHTIFRWQVKLRNLIEPEQCTFCFTASRIDICLRKRQSQRWGGLEAPATRGAVGGAKVAVPTGPTPLDSTPPGGAPHPLTGQEEARAMEKDKSKARSEDTGLESVATRTPMEHVTPKPETHLASPKPTCMVPPMPHSPVSGDSVEEEEEEEKKVCLPGFTGLVNLGNTCFMNSVIQSLSNTRELRDFFHDRSFEAEINYNNPLGTGGRLAIGFAVLLRALWKGTHHAFQPSKLKAIVASKASQFTGYAQHDAQEFMAFLLDGLHEDLNRIQNKPYTETVDSDGRPDEVVAEEAWQRHKMRNDSFIVDLFQGQYKSKLVCPVCAKVSITFDPFLYLPVPLPQKQKVLPVFYFAREPHSKPIKFLVSVSKENSTASEVLDSLSQSVRVKPENLRLAEVIKNRFHRVFLPSHSLDTVSPSDMLLCFELLSPELAKERVVVLEVQQRPQVPSVPISKCAACQRKQQSEDEKLKRCTRCYRVGYCNQLCQKTHWPDHKGLCRPENIGYPFLVSVPASRLTYARLAQLLEGYARYSVSVFQPPFQPGRMALESQSPGCTTLLSTGSLEAGDSERDPIQPPELQLVTPMAEGDTGLPRVWAAPDRGPVPSTSGISSEILASGPTEVGSLPAGERVSRPEAAVPGYQHPSEAMNAHTPQFFIYKIDSSNREQRLEDKGDTPLELGDDCSLALVWRNNERLQEFVLVASKELECAEDPGSAGEAARAGHFTLDQCLNLFTRPEVLAPEEAWYCPQCKQHREASKQLLLWRLPNVLIVQLKRFSFRSFIWRDKINDLVEFPVRNLDLSKFCIGQKEEQLPSYDLYAVINHYGGMIGGHYTACARLPNDRSSQRSDVGWRLFDDSTVTTVDESQVVTRYAYVLFYRRRNSPVERPPRAGHSEHHPDLGPAAEAAASQGLGPGQAPEVAPMRTAPERFAPPVDRPAPTYSNMEEVD, encoded by the exons ATGTCTGGCGGGGCCAGTGCCACAGGCCCAAGGAGAGGGCCCCCAGGACTGGAGGACGCAACTAGTAAGAAGAGGCAGAAGGATCGAGCAAACCAGGAGAGCAAGGATGGAGATCCTAGGAAAG agacagggtctcgatatgttgcccaggctggtcttgaacttctggcctcaggtgatccttctgcctcagcctcctgcgcagctgggatcacaggctcatgccaccattcccggctgtTCTTTCCTTCATTGTCAGGGTCAGCATCCACTCCTCGGGAGGAGCAGACCAAAGAGG GAGCTTGTGAAGACCCTCATGATCTCTTGGCTACTCCCCCTCCAGAGTTGTTGCTCGattggaggcagagtgcagaagAGGTGATTGTCAAGCTTCATGTGGGAGTAGGTCCCTTGCAGCTGGAGGATATAGATGCTGCTTTCACAGATACGGACTGTGTGGTGCGGTTTGCAG GTGGTCAGCAGTGGGGTGGTGTCTTCTATGCTGAGATAAAAAGCTCTTGTGCTAAAGTGCAAACCCGCAAGGGTAGTCTCCTGCACCTGACACTGCCCAAAAAGGTGCCTATGCTCACGTGGCCCTCCCTCCTG AAACCTCTAGGGACCCAGGAGCTGGTGCCGGGGCTGCAGTGCCAGGAGAATGGGCAGGAACTGTCTCCCACTGCCCTGGAGCCAGGCCCTGAGCCCCACCGGGCTAAGCAGGAGGCCCGGAACCAGAAGCGGGCCCAGGGCCGTGGTGAGGTAGGCTCAGGGGCTGGCCCCGGGGCCCAGGCAGGGCCCAGCGCCAAGAGGGCTGTGCATCTCTGCAGAGGGCCAGAGGGGGAGGGGTCCAGGGATGACCCTGGACCCCGGGGTGATGCCCCACCCTTCGTGGCTGACCCGGCCACTCAG GTTGAGGCTGATGAACAGCTTTGCATACCACCGGTGAACCCCCAaacctgcctcctgggctcagaggaGAATTTAGCCCTTTTGGCAGGAGAGAAAGCAGTGTCTCCTGGGAATGACCCAGTCTCTCCAGCCGTGGTCCGGAGCAGAAACTCTGGGAAAGATGACCGTGCCAAGGAGGAGATGGCAGTGGCAGCAGATGCTGCAACCTTGGTGGATGGTAAAG AGCCCGAGTCGATGGTGAACCTGGCATTTGTCAAGAATGACTCGTATGAGAAGGGCCCGGATTCAGTGGTGGTGCACGTGTACGTGAAGGAGATCTGCAGGGACACCTCGAGAGTACTTTTTCGTGAGCAGGACTTCACACTCATCTTCCAGACCAG GGATGGAAACTTCCTGAGGCTGCACCCAGGCTGTGGGCCCCACACCATCTTCCGTTGGCAGGTGAAGCTCAG GAATCTGATTGAGCCAGAGCAGTGCACCTTCTGTTTCACGGCTTCTCGCATCGACATCTGCCTTCGTAAGAGGCAGAGTCAGCGCTGGGGGGGCCTGGAGGCCCCGGCTACACGAG GTGCAGTGGGTGGTGCAAAGGTTGCCGTGCCGACAGGTCCAACCCCTCTGGATTCAACCCCACCAGGAGGtgctccccaccccctgacaggccagGAGGAGGCCCGGGCTATGGAGAAGGATAAATCCAAGGCACGATCTGAGGACACAGGGCTAGAGAGTGTGGCAACCCGCACACCTATGGAGCATGTAACCCCAAAGCCAGAGACACACCTGGCGTCG CCCAAGCCTACATGTATGGTGCCTCCCATGCCCCACAGCCCAGTTAGTGGAGATAgcgtggaggaggaggaagaggaagagaagaaagtgtGTCTGCCAGGCTTCACTGGCCTTGTCAATTTAGGCAACACCTGCTTCATGAACAGCGTCATTCAGTCTCTGTCCAACACTCGGGAACTCCGGGACTTCTTCCATG ACCGCTCCTTTGAGGCTGAGATCAACTACAACAACCCACTAGGGACTGGTGGGCGTCTGGCCATTGGCTTTGCTGTGCTGCTTCGGGCGCTGTGGAAGGGCACCCACCATGCCTTCCAGCCTTCCAAGTTGAAG GCCATTGTGGCGAGTAAGGCCAGCCAGTTCACAGGCTATGCGCAGCATGATGCCCAGGAGTTCATGGCTTTCCTGCTGGATGGGCTGCACGAGGACCTGAATCGCATTCAGAACAAGCCCTACACAGAGACCGTGGACTCAGATGGGCGACCCGATGAG GTGGTAGCTGAGGAAGCATGGCAGCGGCACAAGATGAGGAATGACTCTTTCATCGTGGACCTATTTCAGGGGCAGTACAAGTCGAAGCTGGTGTGCCCTGTGTGTGCCAAG GTCTCCATCACTTTTGACCCGTTTCTTTATCTGCCGGTGCCCTTGCCACAAAAGCAAAAGGTTCTCCCTGTCTTTTATTTCGCCCGAGAGCCCCACAGCAAGCCCATTAAG TTCCTAGTGAGCGTCAGCAAGGAGAACTCCACTGCCAGTGAAGTATTGGACTCCCTCTCTCAAAGCGTTCGTGTGAAGCCTGAGAATCTGCGTTTGGCGGAG GTAATTAAGAATCGTTTCCATCGTGTGTTCCTGCCCTCCCACTCACTGGACACTGTGTCCCCATCTGATATGCTCCTCTGCTTTGAGCTGTTATCCCCAGAGTTGGCTAAGGAGCGGGTAGTGGTGCTAGAGGTGCAACAG CGCCCCCAGGTGCCCAGCGTCCCCATCTCCAAGTGTGCAGCCTGCCAGCGGAAGCAACAGTCGGAGGATGAAAAGCTGAAGCGCTGTACCCGGTGCTACCGTGTGGGCTACTGCAACCA GCTCTGCCAGAAAACCCACTGGCCTGACCACAAGGGCCTCTGCCGACCTGAGAACATTGGCTACCCCTTCCTGGTCAGTGTACCTGCCTCACGCCTCACTTATGCCCGCCTTGCTCAGCTGCTAGAGGGCTATGCCCG GTACTCTGTGAGTGTGTTCCAGCCACCCTTTCAGCCTGGCCGCATGGCCTTGGAGTCTCAGAGCCCTGGCTGCACCACACTGCTCTCCACTGGCTCCCTGGAGGCTGGGGACAGTGAGAGGGACCCCATTCAGCCACCTGAGCTCCAGCTGGTGACCCCTATGGCTGAGGGGGACACAGGGCTTCCCCGGGTGTGGGCAGCCCCTGACCGGGGTCCTGTGCCCAGCACCAGTGGAATTTCTTCTGAGATACTGGCCAGTGGGCCCACTGAGGTTGGCTCCTTGCCTGCTGGCGAGAGGGTGTCCCGACCCGAAG CCGCTGTGCCTGGGTACCAGCACCCAAGTGAAGCTATGAATGCCCACACACCAcagttcttcatctataaaattgacTCATCCAACCGAGAGCAGCGGCTAGAGGACAAAG GAGACACCCCACTGGAGCTGGGTGACGATTGTAGCCTGGCTCTCGTCTGGAGGAACAATGAGCGTTTGCAGGAGTTTGTGTTGGTAGCCTCCAAGGAGCTGGAATGTGCTGAGGATCCAGGCTCTGCCGGTGAGGCTGCCCGGGCCGGCCACTTCACCCTGGACCAGTGCCTCAACCTCTTCACACGGCCTGAGGTGCTGGCACCCGAGGAGGCCTG GTACTGCCCACAGTGCAAACAGCACCGTGAGGCCTCCAAGCAGCTGTTGCTATGGCGCCTGCCAAATGTTCTCATCGTGCAGCTCAAGCGCTTCTCCTTTCGTAGTTTTATCTGGCGTGACAAGATCAATGACTTGGTGGAGTTCCCTGTTCG GAACCTGGACCTGAGCAAGTTCTGCATTGGTCAGAAAGAGGAGCAGCTGCCCAGCTATGATCTGTATGCTGTCATCAACCACTATGGAGGCATGATTGGTGGCCACTACACTGCCTGTGCACGCCTGCCCAATGATCGTAGCAGTCAGCGCAGTGACGTGG GCTGGCGCTTGTTTGATGACAGCACGGTGACAACGGTAGACGAGAGCCAGGTTGTGACGCGTTATGCCTATGTACTCTTCTACCGCCGGCGGAACTCTCCTGTGGAGAGGCCCCCCAGGGCAGGTCACTCTGAGCACCACCCAGACCTAGGCCCTGCAGCTGAGGCTGCTGCCAGCCAG GGACTAGGCCCTGGCCAGGCCCCCGAGGTGGCCCCCATGCGGACAGCCCCTGAACGCTTCGCCCCCCCTGTGGATCGGCCAGCCCCCACCTACAGCAACATGGAGGAGGTGGATTAG